Proteins encoded within one genomic window of Halodesulfurarchaeum formicicum:
- a CDS encoding metal-dependent hydrolase, which produces MRLTWHGHSTWAVTVDDTDLLIDPFFDNPHTALEPIDVRTPDYVLLTHGHADHIAHVPEFTESTIVATPELAAYVADEYGIQDTIGMNLGGTVELGDAAVTMHRADHSNGIETDYASSGGMPAGFAISDATPTPEDAAECTTFYHAGDTALMTEMREVIGPYLDPDAAAVPIGDHYTMGPEQAAIAVDWLGVERAFPMHYDTFPAIEQDPADFERAVKKTGSSATVDVLDGDETVEI; this is translated from the coding sequence ATGCGTCTCACCTGGCACGGCCATTCGACCTGGGCAGTGACCGTCGACGACACAGACCTGCTGATCGACCCGTTCTTCGACAATCCCCACACCGCACTCGAACCGATCGACGTACGCACTCCCGATTACGTGCTTCTCACTCACGGACACGCCGACCACATCGCGCACGTCCCCGAGTTCACGGAGAGTACGATCGTGGCGACACCCGAACTGGCTGCCTACGTCGCTGACGAATACGGGATTCAGGACACCATCGGGATGAACCTGGGAGGGACAGTCGAACTCGGTGATGCCGCCGTGACCATGCACCGGGCCGACCACTCGAACGGCATCGAGACCGATTATGCTAGCTCCGGCGGCATGCCGGCCGGGTTCGCGATCAGCGACGCGACGCCTACACCCGAGGACGCCGCGGAGTGTACGACCTTCTATCACGCTGGGGACACCGCGCTCATGACCGAGATGCGGGAGGTCATCGGACCGTACCTGGACCCGGACGCGGCCGCGGTCCCGATCGGCGATCACTACACCATGGGCCCCGAGCAGGCCGCCATCGCGGTCGACTGGCTCGGGGTCGAGCGGGCCTTCCCGATGCACTATGACACCTTCCCCGCCATCGAACAGGACCCGGCGGATTTCGAGCGAGCCGTGAAGAAAACGGGCAGTTCGGCGACCGTCGACGTTTTGGACGGCGACGAGACGGTCGAGATCTGA
- a CDS encoding DUF5779 family protein: MSDFSLDLRNAEEELDISAAEEGDFGGRVVLGTLDGTTPDEEWLAEIEGGNVLFLAIEGDLNELASGFARDVKENGGSLTHFRRFLVVGPPGVQVDTERL; this comes from the coding sequence ATGAGCGACTTCAGCCTGGACCTCCGCAACGCCGAAGAAGAACTCGACATCTCGGCCGCCGAAGAGGGAGATTTCGGCGGTCGAGTCGTCCTGGGGACCCTCGACGGCACCACCCCCGACGAGGAGTGGCTGGCCGAAATCGAGGGGGGCAACGTCCTCTTCCTCGCCATCGAAGGGGATCTCAACGAACTCGCGTCCGGGTTCGCCCGGGACGTGAAGGAAAACGGCGGGTCGCTCACGCACTTCCGGCGGTTTCTGGTCGTGGGCCCACCCGGCGTGCAGGTCGACACCGAGCGACTCTGA
- a CDS encoding fumarylacetoacetate hydrolase family protein, whose protein sequence is MRTVRFRDPAGATRTGEWTSTGIEAAGQVYDPETVEVLPPAEPTKIIAIGLNYADHAAERDSEIPDRPLLFLKTPNTVASHGDTITLPAAKERVDYEAEFGVVIGEQARNVSEADVWDVVAGFTAVNDVSNRDDQDREQNWIRGKAFDGAAPMGPVVADPQDVPADASIELRVNGEVKQSSSRAEFIFSVPELVAEITSYMTLEPGDVISTGTPAGVGPLSDGDHVEIEIEGVGTLEHDVVQG, encoded by the coding sequence ATGCGAACAGTTCGCTTTCGAGATCCGGCCGGAGCGACACGGACCGGCGAGTGGACGAGTACGGGTATCGAGGCTGCCGGGCAGGTCTACGATCCCGAGACTGTGGAGGTGCTCCCGCCGGCCGAACCCACGAAGATCATCGCGATCGGGTTGAACTACGCCGATCACGCCGCCGAGCGTGATTCGGAGATCCCCGATCGGCCCCTGCTCTTCCTCAAGACCCCAAACACCGTGGCGAGTCATGGTGATACCATCACACTTCCGGCCGCGAAAGAGCGAGTCGATTACGAGGCCGAGTTCGGGGTAGTGATCGGCGAGCAGGCTCGCAACGTGAGCGAAGCCGATGTCTGGGACGTTGTCGCGGGCTTTACGGCCGTCAACGACGTGTCGAATCGCGACGATCAGGACCGCGAGCAGAACTGGATCCGGGGGAAAGCCTTCGACGGCGCAGCCCCGATGGGGCCGGTTGTGGCCGACCCCCAGGATGTGCCCGCAGACGCGTCGATCGAGCTTCGGGTCAACGGCGAGGTAAAACAGTCCTCCTCTCGCGCCGAGTTCATCTTCTCCGTGCCCGAACTCGTGGCTGAGATCACGTCCTACATGACCCTCGAACCGGGTGATGTCATCAGCACCGGGACGCCGGCAGGTGTCGGCCCGCTCTCAGATGGAGACCACGTCGAAATCGAGATCGAGGGCGTGGGAACCCTCGAACACGACGTCGTCCAGGGTTGA
- the aglJ gene encoding S-layer glycoprotein N-glycosyltransferase AglJ, giving the protein MGEDGEVCVLIPTLDEAETIGDVIAGLHEAGLENVLVVDGHSTDDTVEIAANAGARVITQSGSGKGQAVREAIEQVEAEFVLMLDGDGTYVPSQADRLLEPLRAGEADHVVGNRFADMESGAMTRLNKVGNRLFNRVFRGVHGEDHGDILSGYRAFTRDSFERMHLSATGFGIETEMAVECVKRGLEVSVVPITYRARPAGSDPNLNPIADGGRILLTLYSLAKTTNPLFYFGSVGGLIFGAGLLFGGYVGVEYFTQNVSHEIIAVLATLAILLGGQLILFGFLADMLASLHRERLRRLDEIADRLEELEE; this is encoded by the coding sequence ATGGGTGAGGACGGCGAGGTCTGTGTGTTGATTCCGACTCTCGACGAGGCCGAGACGATCGGCGACGTCATCGCCGGGCTTCACGAGGCCGGGCTGGAGAACGTGCTGGTCGTCGACGGTCACTCGACGGACGACACCGTCGAGATCGCGGCGAACGCGGGTGCGCGGGTGATAACCCAGTCCGGCAGCGGCAAGGGCCAGGCGGTCAGGGAAGCGATCGAGCAGGTCGAAGCCGAGTTCGTCCTCATGCTCGACGGCGATGGCACGTACGTCCCGAGTCAGGCCGACCGCCTGCTGGAACCCCTCCGGGCGGGCGAGGCGGACCACGTCGTCGGCAACCGATTTGCCGACATGGAATCGGGCGCGATGACCCGGCTCAACAAGGTGGGCAATCGACTCTTCAACCGGGTCTTTCGAGGCGTCCACGGCGAAGATCACGGCGACATTCTCAGCGGCTACCGGGCGTTCACCCGCGACTCCTTCGAGCGCATGCATCTCTCGGCGACTGGCTTTGGCATCGAGACCGAGATGGCAGTGGAGTGTGTCAAACGTGGACTCGAGGTGTCGGTCGTTCCGATCACGTACCGCGCCCGACCCGCAGGTTCCGACCCGAACCTGAACCCGATTGCGGACGGCGGCCGAATCCTTTTGACCCTCTACAGCCTGGCGAAGACGACGAACCCGCTCTTTTACTTCGGGAGCGTCGGTGGGCTCATCTTCGGCGCGGGATTGCTCTTCGGCGGTTACGTCGGTGTGGAGTACTTCACGCAGAACGTTTCACACGAGATTATCGCCGTACTCGCGACCCTCGCCATTCTGCTCGGCGGACAGCTAATCCTCTTTGGCTTTCTCGCTGACATGCTCGCGAGCCTGCATCGGGAACGACTGCGGCGGCTGGACGAAATTGCAGACCGGCTCGAGGAGCTAGAAGAGTGA